A genomic stretch from Lathyrus oleraceus cultivar Zhongwan6 chromosome 2, CAAS_Psat_ZW6_1.0, whole genome shotgun sequence includes:
- the LOC127122607 gene encoding uncharacterized mitochondrial protein AtMg00810-like, with translation MNVEIAALEVNNTWTVVDLPCGKTPIGCKWVYKIKYHANGSIERYKARLVAKGYTQMEGVDYFDTFSLVAKMTTVKGWCVEQLDVNNAFLHGDLHEDVYMTLPPGYATNSSKSHGSSFTALLVYVDDIVLAGTSIEEIKFVKQSLDQQFKIKDLGQLRFFLGLEIARSSSGIFLNQRKYALELLEDTGFLGAKPASVPVDPHTKLSATDGDPYADPSGYRRLIGKLLYLTHIRHDISFAVQHLSQYVSQPLVPHYNAATRILRYLKSCPAKGIFFSSQTPLQLHGFADSDWACCPNTRRSITGYCVLFGTSLVSWKSKKQNMVSRSSTEAEYRALASLTCELQWLQYLYNDFQVSFSQPASVYCDNKSAIYLAHNPTLHERSKHIELDCHIIREKLQSKLILLLSVPSKSQLADVFTKPLHSPAFSSMVSKLGLCSIHHPT, from the exons ATGAATGTTGAGATTGCAGCTCTAGAGGTAAATAATACATGGACTGTTGTGGATCTTCCTTGTGGCAAGACTCCAATAGGTTGCAAATGGGTGTATAAGATCAAATATCATGCTAATGGATCCATAGAGAGGTACAAAGCTCGCCTTGTGGCCAAAGGCTATACACAAATGGAAGGGGTGGATTATTTTGACACTTTCTCTCTAGTAGCTAAGATGACTACTGTTAAAGGATGGTGTGTAGAACAATTGGATGTGAATAACGCCTTTCTTCATGGTGACTTACATGAGGATGTTTACATGACCCTCCCCCCTGGTTATGCTACGAATTCTTCGAAG TCTCATGGTTCTTCCTTTACAGCTTTacttgtttatgttgatgacatcgTCTTGGCAGGTACATCCATTGAGGAAATTAAGTTTGTCAAACAGTCTCTTGATCAACAGTTCAAGATCAAAGATCTTGGCCAACTCAGGTTTTTTCTTGGCTTAGAAATTGCTCGTTCCTCTTCTGGTATTTTTCTAAATCAACGGAAGTATGCTCTTGAGCTCCTTGAAGACACTGGGTTCCTTGGTGCCAAGCCTGCTTCTGTCCCAGTTGACCCTCACACCAAACTGTCAGCTACTGATGGTGATCCCTATGCAGATCCATCCGGCTATAGACGCCTAATTGGCAAACTCCTCTACTTGACTCACATTAGGCATGATATCTCTTTTGCTGTCCAACATCTCAGTCAGTATGTTTCCCAGCCTTTAGTCCCTCACTATAATGCTGCTACTCGCATTTTGCGTTACTTGAAATCTTGTCCAGCTAAAGGCATTTTCTTCTCCAGTCAGACTCCATTACAACTGCATGGTTTTGCAGATTCTGACTGGGCTTGCTGCCCCAATACCCGACGGTCTATTACTGGCTACTGCGTATTGTTTGGCACTTCCTTGGTCTCTTGGAAATCTAAGAAACAAAATATGGTTTCTCGCTCTTCCACTGAGGCAGAATACCGTGCTTTGGCATCTTTAACATGTGAGCTACAATGGCTTCAATATTTGTACAATGATTTTCAGGTCTCTTTTTCGCAACCGGCTTCGGTTTATTGTGACAACAAGTCTGCCATTTACCTTGCTCACAATCCAACACTCCATGAGCGTAGCAAGCATATAGAACTGGATTGTCACATTATTCGGGAAAAGTTGCAGTCTAAGCTAATTCTTCTTCTTTCTGTTCCTTCAAAATCGCAGCTGGCTGATGTGTTTACCAAGCCACTTCACTCTCCTGCTTTTTCATCCATGGTGTCCAAGTTGGGATTGTGTTCCATCCACCATCCAACTTGA